A genomic stretch from Edaphobacter aggregans includes:
- a CDS encoding polyprenyl synthetase family protein, with amino-acid sequence MDSTVQNLLLSGAQLTDAALERLLPSPDTLPHSIHRAMRHSTFAGGKRLRPILCMEAARMVAGTGEIPEGAANLGAALEMIHTYSLIHDDLPALDNDDLRRGQPTCHVVFGEAIAILAGDALQTLAFQTIANLPCFDYKTVRILREVSAAVGTGVGPNSPLPPGMIGGQVVDIESEGQTPTAELVESIHRAKTGALITTSIVSGGIFGLPHIYSSMGSGSGPEAAAQAKALVEASRAKHAAHADTITRLRTFGEKAGLAFQIIDDVLDMTQSSEELGKTAGKDTASIKATWPAVYGIDQSLKDAEQLIADAFEALTPFGEAATPLKSLAAYLVERKH; translated from the coding sequence ATGGACTCCACCGTACAAAACCTGCTCCTCTCCGGCGCGCAGCTCACCGACGCAGCCCTCGAACGCCTCCTTCCATCACCCGACACCCTCCCCCACTCCATCCATCGAGCCATGCGCCACAGCACCTTCGCTGGCGGCAAACGCCTCCGTCCGATCCTCTGCATGGAAGCCGCCCGCATGGTCGCCGGGACCGGTGAAATCCCCGAAGGCGCAGCCAACCTCGGCGCAGCCCTCGAGATGATCCACACCTACTCCCTCATCCACGACGACCTCCCCGCCCTCGACAACGATGACCTCCGCCGCGGCCAGCCCACCTGCCACGTCGTCTTCGGCGAAGCCATCGCCATCCTCGCCGGCGACGCCCTCCAAACCCTCGCCTTCCAAACCATCGCCAATCTGCCCTGCTTCGACTACAAGACCGTCCGCATTCTCCGCGAAGTCTCCGCAGCCGTCGGTACCGGCGTAGGCCCAAACAGCCCTTTACCCCCGGGCATGATCGGTGGCCAGGTCGTCGATATCGAATCAGAAGGCCAGACTCCCACCGCCGAGCTCGTCGAATCCATTCACCGCGCCAAAACCGGAGCCCTCATCACCACCAGCATCGTCTCCGGCGGCATCTTCGGCCTGCCCCACATCTACTCGTCCATGGGCTCGGGAAGCGGCCCCGAAGCCGCGGCTCAAGCGAAGGCTTTGGTCGAAGCATCTCGGGCCAAACATGCAGCCCACGCCGACACGATCACCCGCCTCCGCACATTCGGCGAAAAAGCCGGCCTCGCCTTCCAGATCATCGACGACGTCCTCGACATGACCCAAAGCTCCGAAGAACTAGGCAAGACCGCCGGCAAGGACACAGCCAGCATCAAAGCCACCTGGCCCGCCGTCTACGGCATCGACCAATCCCTCAAGGACGCCGAACAACTCATTGCCGACGCCTTCGAAGCCCTAACCCCCTTCGGCGAAGCCGCCACACCCCTAAAATCCCTGGCCGCCTACCTCGTCGAACGCAAACACTAA
- a CDS encoding MBL fold metallo-hydrolase, protein MDGTNGLKETTRVTAPVASNTLSVNVFTAPGKAMVGERPRPFGEPLGFDPATSTLIFGEHDAVLVDAMTTVAEAEALADWIALHNRNLETIYITHAHFDHFYGLSVLLDRFPGARAIATPKAVEGIQMYLSPPVQQLARRMFPGQVPTKLLGPQPYEGDTFTLEGHELRIIEQGRTDCPDSTSLYVPSIGLIVAGDVVYNQCRMYVGDTTPESRQNWIAALDRLAALNPAVVVAGHKKTGAPDSPSTIQDTKRYLQDFDRLQKTATSDQQLFDQMTELYPYWVANQSWLMFGFPQS, encoded by the coding sequence ATGGACGGCACAAATGGGCTGAAAGAGACTACGCGCGTGACGGCACCTGTCGCGTCGAATACGCTTAGTGTGAACGTTTTTACCGCTCCGGGAAAGGCTATGGTTGGCGAGCGGCCAAGGCCCTTCGGCGAGCCGCTCGGCTTTGATCCGGCCACGTCGACGTTGATCTTCGGCGAGCACGACGCGGTACTGGTGGACGCCATGACCACGGTGGCTGAGGCCGAGGCGCTCGCGGACTGGATTGCGCTGCATAACCGGAACCTGGAGACCATCTATATAACGCATGCGCATTTCGACCACTTCTACGGTTTGAGCGTTCTGCTCGACCGTTTCCCAGGCGCTCGGGCGATCGCAACGCCCAAGGCGGTGGAGGGCATACAGATGTATTTGTCTCCCCCAGTGCAGCAGTTAGCCCGCCGAATGTTTCCTGGGCAAGTGCCCACGAAGTTGCTTGGACCTCAGCCCTATGAGGGCGACACCTTCACGCTTGAGGGCCACGAATTGCGCATCATCGAGCAGGGTCGCACCGATTGTCCCGATTCGACGTCTCTATATGTTCCATCAATCGGCCTGATCGTCGCTGGCGACGTGGTGTACAACCAGTGCCGCATGTACGTCGGCGACACCACCCCCGAGAGCCGACAGAATTGGATTGCGGCGCTAGACCGGTTAGCGGCGCTGAACCCGGCGGTCGTCGTCGCCGGTCATAAGAAGACTGGCGCGCCCGACTCTCCGTCGACGATCCAGGACACCAAGCGTTATCTGCAGGATTTTGATCGGCTACAGAAAACCGCGACATCCGATCAGCAGCTGTTCGATCAGATGACGGAGCTGTATCCGTATTGGGTGGCCAATCAGTCGTGGTTGATGTTCGGATTTCCGCAGTCATAA
- a CDS encoding type 1 glutamine amidotransferase domain-containing protein has translation MAKGKVLVLVSSGRGLPLKDGKVYTGAGYYLNELTVPVRALMKEGYEITFATPRGNTPQVDVHSEVADFFGGDAARLEDYMLFRDGLTGLRDPSRIADVIASGLDQYDAVFVPGGHGPMIDLLDDPNAGIVMRHFHETSKPTAVLCHGPISLLSALPNSWEFVAALTAGDAAGAHAKAQGWIYAGYKMTIFSTAEEQQREPLEIEGKVLFYPDFALKTAGGNVSVLAPWSSYVLQDRELISGQNPFSDEALLKLLLAALNAKKK, from the coding sequence ATGGCAAAAGGAAAAGTCCTGGTACTAGTCTCGAGCGGTCGCGGTTTGCCCTTGAAGGATGGCAAGGTTTATACCGGCGCTGGCTACTACCTCAACGAACTGACGGTTCCGGTTCGCGCCCTGATGAAGGAGGGCTACGAAATCACCTTCGCCACCCCCAGAGGCAACACGCCGCAAGTGGATGTTCATTCAGAGGTCGCCGATTTCTTCGGCGGGGACGCGGCCAGGCTTGAGGACTATATGTTATTCCGCGACGGCTTGACCGGGCTCAGAGATCCAAGCCGCATCGCGGATGTCATCGCATCGGGCCTGGATCAATATGACGCTGTCTTCGTCCCCGGCGGCCATGGTCCGATGATCGATCTTCTCGATGATCCCAATGCCGGCATAGTGATGAGACACTTTCACGAAACATCCAAGCCTACGGCTGTGCTCTGCCATGGCCCGATTTCACTACTCTCGGCTCTTCCGAATTCGTGGGAGTTCGTTGCCGCGCTGACTGCGGGCGATGCCGCGGGAGCGCACGCAAAGGCTCAAGGCTGGATCTATGCCGGATATAAGATGACGATCTTTTCGACGGCGGAAGAACAGCAGCGGGAGCCGCTTGAGATTGAGGGCAAGGTTCTCTTCTACCCGGACTTCGCCTTGAAGACGGCAGGCGGTAACGTAAGTGTGCTTGCTCCATGGTCGAGCTACGTCCTTCAAGATCGCGAGTTGATCTCAGGTCAGAACCCGTTCTCCGATGAAGCGCTTCTGAAACTTCTTCTAGCTGCACTCAACGCGAAGAAAAAGTGA